A region from the Salicibibacter cibarius genome encodes:
- a CDS encoding metal ABC transporter solute-binding protein, Zn/Mn family produces MRKPCMMIIISGIALAGCQGESLGNEREEDPLQIHTTVFALEDFTSKIGGSEVNAETIYPPNADAHSFEPTANELIQLAESDAFIYSGVGMEGFVETAEDMLADEGVAMVPAGEGIELIGNDHDHDDDHDHEQDHEAEHEDGDPHIFLDPVRSIDVAENIKHTLIELRPEQEAYFTENYEALRDDLETLDQTLESTFAEADRDELIVSHAAYGYWEDRYGLEQLSVLGLSPNEEPSQSELAEIVEIAEEEDIGYVVFENNVSSSVTEVIQEEIGAESLVLRNLESISEEDMENNEDYFSIMGKNIETLQTALNE; encoded by the coding sequence ATGCGGAAACCATGTATGATGATCATCATTTCCGGCATAGCACTTGCCGGTTGCCAAGGGGAAAGCTTGGGTAACGAAAGGGAGGAGGATCCTTTACAGATTCACACGACGGTTTTCGCTTTGGAGGACTTTACGTCCAAAATCGGCGGCAGCGAAGTCAATGCCGAAACCATCTACCCGCCGAACGCAGACGCGCATTCCTTTGAACCGACAGCTAATGAGTTGATCCAACTCGCGGAAAGCGATGCCTTTATCTATTCCGGCGTAGGTATGGAAGGCTTTGTTGAAACAGCCGAAGATATGCTCGCTGATGAGGGTGTGGCTATGGTCCCTGCGGGCGAAGGCATTGAACTAATTGGCAACGACCATGACCATGATGATGATCATGACCATGAACAAGATCACGAGGCTGAACATGAGGATGGCGACCCGCATATTTTTTTGGATCCGGTCCGTAGTATAGACGTTGCGGAGAATATTAAACATACACTTATCGAGTTGCGGCCGGAACAGGAAGCTTATTTTACGGAAAACTATGAAGCGCTACGTGATGATTTGGAAACGCTCGATCAAACGTTGGAATCGACGTTTGCAGAGGCCGATCGTGATGAGTTGATTGTCTCCCATGCTGCTTATGGCTACTGGGAAGATCGTTACGGATTAGAACAATTGAGCGTTCTAGGTCTTTCCCCTAATGAAGAGCCGTCCCAATCAGAGCTTGCCGAAATCGTCGAAATCGCGGAAGAAGAGGATATCGGCTACGTCGTTTTTGAAAATAACGTGAGCAGTTCCGTCACCGAAGTGATTCAGGAGGAAATCGGCGCAGAAAGCCTGGTGCTTCGAAACTTGGAATCCATTTCCGAAGAAGACATGGAGAATAATGAAGACTATTTCAGCATAATGGGAAAAAATATTGAGACGTTGCAGACGGCGTTAAATGAGTAG
- a CDS encoding ISL3 family transposase, translating to MHNHCIKQLLGLPAIDIKQSYLDNEKNIIFEIMPIDRIQPCPICHSEQVKRNGTPYKRCVRHLSMGVSHTYLLLQAIALECQNCGANFVWQYDFVAPKKRYTIAFQNQCLQKGHGTTVKSLARFEEAPYTTVERFFKVGIQIESEATQQTCFQDAMDRQGLVLGIDDFAIRKGHTYNTGIHDLKGGSMLDIISGRKKEDLHTYAEAHPFLHVLNPVAVVMDMSFTYHQVIGSWFPRAIRIVDRFHVNRYVTEALQDVRRDVQKGLPPHARKKLKRNHRLLAKRGDELSDKELATVQTIIHYHPTLAQAYEWKEAFIEWYDLSTNAKQAAITLQKWYKQGHAIQHQASEECLKTLKNWEKEIVNYHRLRYTNAVVEGRHNKIKALQRRHYFTRNPNVYHQRILVECNEDYMNQYMEI from the coding sequence GTGCACAATCATTGTATCAAGCAATTGCTCGGACTTCCAGCCATCGATATTAAACAAAGTTATCTCGATAACGAGAAGAACATAATCTTTGAGATAATGCCTATCGATCGTATCCAACCTTGTCCGATTTGTCACTCGGAACAGGTGAAACGAAACGGGACACCATATAAACGCTGTGTTCGTCATTTATCCATGGGTGTTTCACACACCTACTTGTTGCTCCAGGCGATTGCTTTGGAGTGTCAAAACTGCGGGGCTAACTTTGTATGGCAATATGATTTTGTAGCTCCGAAAAAGCGTTATACGATCGCCTTTCAAAACCAATGCCTTCAAAAAGGCCACGGGACAACCGTAAAAAGCTTGGCAAGATTTGAAGAAGCCCCTTACACAACGGTCGAACGTTTCTTTAAGGTCGGTATCCAAATCGAAAGTGAAGCAACGCAACAGACATGCTTTCAAGATGCGATGGATCGACAGGGCTTGGTTTTAGGGATCGATGATTTTGCGATCCGTAAGGGCCATACCTATAACACCGGGATCCATGACTTAAAAGGCGGAAGTATGCTCGATATCATCTCTGGGCGAAAAAAAGAAGATTTACACACGTATGCCGAAGCGCATCCGTTTCTCCATGTTTTGAATCCCGTCGCCGTCGTCATGGATATGAGTTTCACTTATCACCAAGTGATCGGTTCCTGGTTCCCCCGGGCTATTCGGATTGTTGATCGATTCCATGTGAATCGCTATGTGACCGAAGCCCTTCAAGACGTTCGCCGCGATGTGCAGAAAGGATTGCCCCCGCACGCTCGGAAAAAACTGAAAAGGAATCATCGGCTTCTGGCAAAGCGCGGAGATGAGTTATCAGACAAAGAACTAGCAACTGTGCAAACCATTATTCATTACCATCCAACACTCGCCCAAGCGTACGAGTGGAAGGAAGCCTTTATCGAATGGTATGACCTTAGTACAAATGCCAAGCAAGCGGCCATAACACTCCAAAAATGGTACAAACAAGGGCATGCCATCCAGCACCAAGCGAGCGAAGAATGTCTGAAAACCTTGAAGAACTGGGAGAAAGAGATTGTTAATTATCATCGTTTACGCTACACGAATGCCGTTGTTGAAGGGCGGCATAACAAAATCAAAGCGCTTCAACGGCGTCATTATTTCACGAGAAATCCTAATGTTTACCACCAACGCATTCTTGTTGAATGTAATGAAGACTACATGAATCAATATATGGAAATATGA
- the lgt gene encoding prolipoprotein diacylglyceryl transferase, with translation MLLSNVQPLNPVAFEIFGWPIYWYGVIIILGALLGYVLVNREAIRRGLPKDFIADLLIWAVPVALVFARMYYVIFNLDYYLENPGQIIAIWEGGLAIHGGLVGGVLTGYVFAKIRGYSFWKVADIAAPGILLGQAIGRWGNFINQEAHGGEVSRQFLENLMLPNWIINQMLIDGSYYHPTFLYESIWSFIGVGILLYLRRVNLRRGELFLTYVIWYSFGRFFIEGLRTDSLMIFDLLRTAQVISIVLIVGGVITIIYRRKTGLSRIRYLSDDPPKKKNRKKNKNKK, from the coding sequence ATGCTGCTTTCTAATGTACAACCATTAAACCCCGTTGCCTTTGAAATCTTCGGCTGGCCGATATATTGGTATGGCGTTATTATCATTCTTGGTGCCTTACTAGGGTACGTATTAGTCAACCGTGAAGCCATACGTCGTGGACTTCCAAAAGACTTTATCGCAGACTTACTCATCTGGGCAGTTCCAGTTGCACTGGTTTTTGCAAGGATGTATTATGTCATCTTCAACTTGGATTATTATTTGGAAAACCCAGGACAAATAATTGCAATCTGGGAAGGTGGCCTTGCGATCCACGGTGGGCTAGTTGGTGGCGTTCTTACTGGGTATGTATTTGCAAAAATTCGAGGCTATTCTTTTTGGAAAGTTGCAGATATTGCAGCTCCGGGTATTTTACTTGGGCAAGCCATTGGGCGCTGGGGCAATTTTATAAACCAAGAGGCTCATGGCGGAGAGGTATCGAGGCAATTTCTTGAAAACCTTATGCTTCCGAATTGGATTATCAATCAAATGCTCATTGATGGCAGCTACTATCATCCAACTTTTCTATATGAATCCATTTGGAGTTTTATCGGGGTTGGGATTCTTCTTTATTTACGAAGAGTCAACTTGAGGCGTGGTGAGCTTTTTCTCACGTACGTTATTTGGTACTCATTTGGTCGTTTCTTCATTGAAGGATTACGTACGGACAGTTTAATGATCTTTGACCTCCTGCGTACGGCACAAGTCATTTCCATTGTTTTAATTGTCGGTGGTGTCATCACTATCATTTATCGAAGAAAAACAGGCTTATCTAGGATCAGGTATTTATCCGATGATCCACCGAAGAAAAAGAATAGGAAAAAAAATAAGAATAAGAAATGA
- a CDS encoding rhodanese-like domain-containing protein, producing the protein MRGKYIIPIVLTVITLVFLLTFNPFTVEPEAEETGEWVEINQNKVSAEIGKENVELVDLREKELYDEGHIPGAIHIPYDEFQQRYNELSDNNRIILICHTGSMGVDSADFLVNQGFDDVANFGGGMAVWEGPLETN; encoded by the coding sequence TTGCGGGGTAAATATATCATACCCATTGTTTTGACGGTAATAACTTTAGTGTTTCTTCTAACGTTTAACCCATTTACAGTTGAACCTGAAGCCGAGGAAACAGGGGAGTGGGTAGAGATTAACCAAAACAAGGTGAGTGCAGAGATTGGTAAGGAAAACGTTGAATTGGTTGACTTGCGTGAAAAAGAGCTTTACGACGAAGGACATATCCCCGGTGCGATTCATATTCCTTACGATGAATTTCAACAACGTTATAACGAATTGAGCGATAACAACCGTATCATCTTAATTTGCCACACAGGGAGCATGGGGGTTGATAGTGCGGACTTTCTTGTTAATCAAGGATTTGATGATGTCGCCAATTTTGGTGGAGGAATGGCCGTTTGGGAAGGGCCACTGGAAACAAATTAA
- a CDS encoding ferric reductase-like transmembrane domain-containing protein, translated as MSRAIKKHITLFIVTVALMAFFLFLRREWDPMHAWNRAFADISVLYIVAILLLGSSSKFSNSMKLLLHWRKQLGIWVAITAFAHVYIIFDGWIMWDFMRLFFVFNPMTNSYDIDPGFAIGNLIGIVALVYLFALFMTSNKKSIKVLGREGWKYLQQRVHLYYILVVLHTVYFLFFHIPLPNFARIPFLFLIVIVWAAHIFGFIKVLSERNQKN; from the coding sequence ATGAGCCGAGCGATCAAAAAACATATTACCTTGTTCATTGTAACCGTGGCACTTATGGCTTTCTTTCTCTTTTTAAGAAGAGAATGGGATCCGATGCATGCCTGGAACCGTGCTTTTGCCGACATATCTGTTCTTTACATCGTAGCGATTCTCCTTCTTGGATCCTCTTCAAAGTTCAGCAACAGCATGAAATTATTGCTGCACTGGAGGAAACAGTTGGGAATTTGGGTGGCCATAACGGCTTTTGCTCATGTTTACATTATTTTTGACGGTTGGATTATGTGGGACTTCATGAGGCTGTTCTTTGTCTTTAATCCCATGACAAATAGTTATGATATTGATCCAGGCTTTGCCATCGGTAACCTTATTGGCATAGTGGCCTTGGTTTATTTATTTGCACTTTTCATGACCTCGAATAAAAAGAGTATAAAAGTGCTTGGTCGAGAAGGTTGGAAATACCTCCAACAGCGTGTGCACCTATATTATATTTTGGTCGTTCTACACACGGTTTATTTCTTGTTCTTTCACATCCCGTTACCAAATTTTGCTCGAATTCCATTTCTATTTTTAATTGTTATCGTGTGGGCTGCACATATCTTTGGTTTTATTAAAGTCCTTTCGGAGAGGAATCAAAAAAATTAG
- a CDS encoding ZIP family metal transporter translates to MGGFTALAITIHNFPEGIVAFTAALQEPTIGVAIAIAVSLHNIPEGIRVFIPIYYAAGSRKKALLYPFLSGLSEPLGAVVAFMVLMPLLNDILFGIVFASVAGIMFLSHWMGSFLRLKNIIKSIPRFMGFRTAVTAFSLQCFPERGKKLPCEYVIYSVHFSSGLIDCETDSLFEFNIHYPPNAFLHLSYVDIIAIK, encoded by the coding sequence ATGGGGGGGTTCACCGCACTTGCCATAACCATTCACAACTTTCCGGAAGGCATTGTTGCCTTTACCGCGGCTTTACAAGAACCTACGATCGGCGTTGCCATAGCGATCGCAGTTTCCCTTCACAATATCCCGGAAGGCATCAGAGTATTTATCCCCATATATTATGCAGCAGGAAGCAGAAAGAAAGCACTTTTGTATCCATTCTTGTCAGGGTTATCAGAGCCCCTCGGTGCGGTGGTCGCATTTATGGTCTTGATGCCTTTATTAAATGATATTCTGTTCGGCATCGTATTTGCTTCCGTTGCCGGGATTATGTTTTTATCTCATTGGATGGGCTCATTCCTGCGGCTGAAAAATATAATAAAGAGCATTCCTCGATTTATGGGTTTTCGTACGGCTGTCACGGCGTTTAGCTTGCAGTGCTTTCCTGAAAGAGGAAAAAAGCTACCTTGTGAGTATGTGATTTATAGCGTGCACTTTTCATCCGGTCTAATTGACTGTGAAACAGATTCCCTATTTGAGTTTAATATACATTACCCCCCTAATGCATTTTTGCATTTATCATATGTTGATATTATAGCCATAAAATAG
- a CDS encoding thioredoxin family protein: MAKKLVEVFTSGCPICEGTVKQVKDLTQYSAEHEVVVYDLNKKCDTDECDDKAKEYGVKSVPSVAIDGKLADCCNNNGVNFNTLEAEILGK; the protein is encoded by the coding sequence ATGGCTAAAAAATTAGTTGAAGTATTTACGTCAGGTTGCCCTATCTGTGAAGGGACTGTAAAACAAGTCAAAGACCTTACGCAATATAGTGCTGAGCATGAAGTTGTTGTGTATGATTTGAATAAGAAATGTGACACCGACGAATGTGATGATAAAGCTAAAGAGTATGGGGTTAAATCGGTCCCATCGGTTGCTATTGACGGGAAATTAGCGGATTGCTGCAATAACAACGGCGTTAACTTCAATACTTTAGAAGCAGAGATACTAGGTAAATAA
- a CDS encoding IS30 family transposase, translated as MANTDSNTTRRTFSHLSETERGEFSAYLTMGLSLRAIAKKMDRHVSTLSREKKRGTVQQMDTNRISYKKYYPDAGARVYEAHRQNSGCPSVRPKASAFLAFAEKKILKDKWSPDVLVGYARKCPEWQSTYIPCAKTLYNWIDAGQLTVINMDLPLKLRRSTKKKRSRENKRVYGTSIDERCPSVDTRETFGHWEIDTVIGKKSNDEALLTLVERQTRKELMVRLEEKNAPSVEKGLNAILAPYQKNLTSVFKTITADNGSEFSELDTLGQKEGISIYFSHPFASYERGSNERHNGLIRRFIKKGEAIHSYTDEKLQDVEKWMNSLPRKILGYETPDDVFARALSGAG; from the coding sequence ATGGCTAACACTGATTCTAACACAACCCGACGTACGTTTTCACATTTGTCCGAGACAGAGCGAGGGGAATTCTCCGCCTATCTCACGATGGGGCTGTCTTTACGAGCCATCGCAAAGAAAATGGACCGCCATGTCAGCACGCTCTCCCGCGAGAAAAAACGGGGGACAGTCCAACAGATGGATACGAACCGAATATCGTATAAAAAGTATTATCCGGATGCCGGGGCGCGTGTTTATGAAGCCCATCGTCAAAACAGCGGATGTCCTTCTGTGCGCCCCAAGGCTTCTGCGTTTCTAGCATTCGCCGAGAAGAAAATCTTGAAGGACAAATGGTCGCCTGATGTCCTCGTGGGTTACGCCCGTAAATGCCCGGAGTGGCAAAGTACCTACATCCCCTGCGCCAAAACCCTTTACAACTGGATCGATGCCGGGCAATTAACGGTTATCAATATGGATCTGCCGCTCAAGCTCCGGCGGTCAACCAAGAAAAAACGCTCCCGCGAAAACAAGCGCGTTTATGGGACAAGCATCGATGAACGCTGTCCTTCGGTGGACACCCGAGAAACCTTTGGGCACTGGGAAATCGACACGGTTATTGGGAAGAAATCGAACGATGAAGCCCTTCTCACGTTGGTGGAGCGACAGACGCGAAAAGAACTCATGGTGCGTCTCGAGGAAAAGAATGCACCCTCCGTTGAGAAAGGGCTGAATGCCATATTAGCACCTTATCAAAAGAATCTTACCTCGGTATTTAAGACGATCACCGCCGACAATGGATCGGAATTTAGCGAGTTAGATACCCTAGGCCAAAAAGAAGGGATCTCCATCTATTTTTCCCACCCCTTTGCATCGTACGAGCGTGGCTCCAATGAGCGCCATAACGGGCTGATACGACGATTTATCAAGAAAGGTGAAGCGATCCATTCGTACACGGACGAAAAGCTGCAAGACGTAGAAAAATGGATGAACAGTCTCCCACGTAAAATCTTAGGCTATGAAACGCCCGATGACGTTTTTGCGCGAGCTTTATCCGGGGCGGGCTAG
- a CDS encoding MerR family transcriptional regulator: MNGLSVSQLANASNVNVETVRYYEKRELISEPPRTKSGYRMFPKEVVQDIQFIKRAQNVGFSLEEIKKLLLASHNENFRSEDMYEFANNKIQEIDSKINEFIHMKSLLEELAANCPGSGVPKDQCPIITNLSKDLR, from the coding sequence ATGAATGGTTTATCGGTAAGTCAATTAGCAAATGCCTCGAACGTTAATGTTGAAACAGTAAGGTATTATGAAAAACGTGAGCTTATTTCTGAACCTCCTCGGACAAAATCTGGCTACAGAATGTTTCCGAAAGAGGTGGTACAAGACATTCAATTTATTAAACGTGCCCAGAATGTTGGATTTAGTCTTGAAGAAATTAAAAAGCTGCTATTAGCTTCTCATAACGAAAACTTTCGTTCAGAAGATATGTACGAATTTGCAAATAATAAAATCCAAGAAATTGACTCGAAAATAAACGAATTTATTCACATGAAATCATTATTAGAAGAATTAGCAGCAAATTGTCCGGGTTCAGGTGTCCCTAAAGACCAGTGTCCAATCATTACAAACCTATCTAAAGACCTGCGGTAA
- a CDS encoding copper-translocating P-type ATPase, producing MSNKDHHEHEHHHHKDDGHHAHHEDGHHNHDHDEPHSQHDHHDHDHEHNRDHDDHAHHSSHGNHSSHGDDGHSGHGHHGHGNHEDMMADFKKRFFVTIILAIPIIILSDMIQMFFNYTVAFPGDTAVELILASIVFFYGGWPFLTGLVNEIKDKSPGMMTLIGFAITVAYVYSAATVFGLEGMDFFWELATLIAIMLLGHWIEMKSVMKASDSLESLVELMPQEANKLDDNDQVTSVAVSELKKGDRLLIKPGEKIPADGHILKGKSSINESMLTGESEPVEKGEEDEVIGGAINSSGSLTIEVSKTSDEGYLSQVVQLVKEAQESKSKTQMLSDRAAKLLFYVAVVAGIVTFSTWMGLGVSTEFAVTRMVTVLVISCPHALGLAIPLVAARSTGISAQKGLFIRNRIGFESARRIDTMIFDKTGTLTHGEFGVTDILPEKDVSEEELLRLAASLESQSEHPIAAGVVAKGREENIDIPQPEAFDSMTGAGITGKIDGKTISVVSPGYLQREGISYDERDFSKLAETGKTVVFVLQEQTLLGAIALADVVKESAKEAVERLHQIGIETVMLTGDNEKVAQEVAKQIGIDQVIAEVLPHEKAEKVKELKIDGKRVGMTGDGINDAPALANADLGVAVGAGTDVAMETADVVLVNSDPLDVVSIVDLSRVTYRKMIQNLWWAAGYNIVAIPLAAGVLATWGFLLDPALGAVLMSLSTVIVAINAQTLKMK from the coding sequence ATGTCGAATAAAGATCATCATGAGCATGAACATCACCATCACAAAGACGATGGCCATCATGCTCATCACGAAGATGGTCATCATAACCATGATCATGACGAGCCACATAGCCAACATGATCATCATGATCATGACCATGAACATAACCGTGACCATGACGACCATGCTCATCACAGCAGCCATGGGAACCATTCCAGCCATGGGGATGACGGTCATTCCGGCCACGGCCATCACGGCCATGGCAATCATGAAGATATGATGGCTGATTTTAAGAAACGCTTTTTCGTCACGATTATTTTGGCTATACCCATTATCATATTGTCCGATATGATCCAGATGTTTTTTAACTATACCGTTGCATTTCCCGGCGATACAGCCGTTGAGCTCATCTTGGCCTCCATCGTCTTCTTCTACGGCGGTTGGCCTTTCTTAACGGGTCTTGTAAATGAGATCAAAGATAAATCCCCGGGGATGATGACGCTCATCGGCTTTGCCATCACTGTTGCGTATGTCTACAGTGCCGCTACGGTCTTCGGCCTTGAGGGGATGGATTTCTTTTGGGAGCTAGCAACATTGATTGCCATCATGCTTCTTGGTCATTGGATCGAGATGAAATCCGTCATGAAAGCTTCCGATTCCCTTGAATCTCTTGTGGAGCTGATGCCTCAAGAAGCCAATAAACTCGATGATAACGATCAGGTAACATCCGTCGCTGTATCTGAGCTTAAAAAGGGAGATCGTCTTCTTATTAAGCCGGGCGAGAAAATACCGGCAGATGGACACATTTTAAAAGGAAAATCCTCGATCAATGAATCGATGCTTACCGGGGAGTCTGAACCGGTTGAAAAAGGAGAAGAGGACGAAGTCATCGGGGGAGCCATCAACTCCTCTGGATCGTTAACGATCGAAGTCTCCAAAACGAGTGACGAAGGGTATTTATCGCAAGTCGTTCAACTCGTCAAAGAGGCACAGGAAAGCAAATCAAAAACACAGATGCTTTCGGATCGCGCCGCAAAACTGTTGTTCTATGTTGCTGTTGTTGCCGGAATCGTGACCTTCAGCACTTGGATGGGACTTGGTGTGAGCACAGAGTTCGCGGTCACCCGAATGGTCACCGTGCTTGTTATTTCTTGTCCGCACGCCCTCGGTCTCGCGATTCCGTTAGTAGCCGCGCGTTCCACAGGGATTTCAGCTCAGAAAGGGTTATTTATTAGAAACCGCATCGGATTTGAAAGTGCCAGAAGGATAGACACGATGATTTTTGATAAGACCGGAACACTCACGCATGGGGAATTCGGAGTTACAGACATTCTCCCGGAGAAGGATGTATCCGAAGAGGAACTACTAAGGCTGGCGGCTTCCCTTGAATCACAATCGGAGCACCCGATTGCTGCCGGGGTTGTTGCAAAAGGAAGAGAAGAAAACATCGATATTCCTCAACCGGAAGCTTTTGATTCGATGACTGGCGCAGGCATTACCGGAAAAATTGACGGCAAGACAATTTCGGTCGTTAGTCCGGGTTATCTGCAAAGGGAAGGAATCAGCTACGATGAGAGAGACTTTTCCAAACTGGCCGAAACAGGCAAAACCGTTGTTTTTGTCCTTCAGGAGCAAACATTACTCGGTGCCATTGCCTTAGCTGACGTCGTCAAAGAATCCGCCAAGGAAGCCGTTGAGCGATTGCACCAAATCGGCATCGAAACCGTGATGCTAACCGGTGACAACGAAAAAGTGGCCCAGGAAGTGGCCAAACAGATTGGTATCGATCAAGTCATTGCCGAAGTCCTTCCTCATGAAAAAGCAGAAAAAGTTAAAGAACTAAAGATTGACGGAAAACGGGTTGGTATGACCGGGGATGGCATTAATGATGCACCCGCACTTGCAAATGCCGATCTCGGCGTCGCCGTTGGAGCAGGTACAGACGTCGCCATGGAAACAGCCGATGTTGTACTCGTCAATAGTGACCCCCTCGATGTCGTATCCATTGTCGATCTGTCAAGAGTCACTTATCGCAAGATGATTCAAAACCTTTGGTGGGCCGCCGGCTATAACATTGTGGCGATTCCACTCGCAGCAGGTGTGCTTGCTACATGGGGTTTTCTCCTTGATCCAGCCTTAGGTGCGGTCCTCATGTCACTGAGTACCGTCATCGTAGCGATCAATGCCCAGACGCTCAAAATGAAGTAA
- a CDS encoding (2Fe-2S) ferredoxin domain-containing protein: MDLHGVCHHLLLCNGKSCISNGAETVTKAIRKDIRDQNLTDTIHTTKTLCNGQCKYGPIVVLYPQGYWYRSMTPTLGKALVGSIGTHHPLKQSLLYSYARKGFRSELF, translated from the coding sequence ATGGATTTACATGGCGTTTGTCACCATCTTCTACTGTGCAATGGGAAATCTTGCATCAGTAACGGTGCTGAAACAGTCACCAAGGCGATACGAAAAGACATCCGCGATCAAAACTTAACGGATACGATCCACACGACAAAAACGTTGTGTAATGGTCAATGCAAGTACGGTCCTATTGTTGTTTTATACCCTCAAGGGTATTGGTATCGTTCCATGACACCGACGCTTGGGAAAGCACTCGTGGGAAGCATTGGTACTCACCATCCGTTGAAACAATCTCTTCTTTATTCATACGCACGCAAAGGATTTCGATCAGAGCTTTTCTAA